The Methanocalculus alkaliphilus genomic sequence ATTCCGGTACACACCCAACCATGGTATGAAAGAATGGGGTTCAAGAAGGGCGACTATCCTGAAGCTGAACAATATTATGCAGAGGCGATAAGCCTCCCGATGTATCCAACAATGACTGATGAGCAACAGGATCAGGTTGTAGATGCATTACGGGGGGCGGTGGTTGGATGAGGCTTGCAGTTATTCCAGCTCGGGGAGGAAGTAAGCGGATTCCTCGAAAGAATATCAGGGAATTTTGCGGCAAGCCGATCATCGCCTGGTCGATAGAAGCTGCATTAGAGAGTGGGTGCTTTGATAGGATCATCGTCTCAACAGATGATGAAGAGATAGCAGCTGTTGCTCGTGAATGGGGTGCTGAAGTGCCATTTATGCGCCCGAAAGAGCTATCAGATGATTATGTTGGCACCATTCCAGTGATTCGGCATGCAATAGAGTGGTTTGCTGAAAAGAGTATATCATTTAATCATGTCTGTTGTATTTATGCAACCGCTCCTTTTGTGACTTTGGATGATATTCGACATGGTCTTGAAGCCCTCAAGGAATCTGGAAGTGATTATGCCTTCTCCGTCACGAGCTACCCTTTTCCGATACAACGTGCTCTAAAGATATCAACAGATGGCCGGATTGAGATGTTTAAACCCGAACACTTCTCA encodes the following:
- the pseF gene encoding pseudaminic acid cytidylyltransferase, whose product is MRLAVIPARGGSKRIPRKNIREFCGKPIIAWSIEAALESGCFDRIIVSTDDEEIAAVAREWGAEVPFMRPKELSDDYVGTIPVIRHAIEWFAEKSISFNHVCCIYATAPFVTLDDIRHGLEALKESGSDYAFSVTSYPFPIQRALKISTDGRIEMFKPEHFSTRSQDLEEAYHDAGQFYWGRSEAWVQGLPLFSNYAVPTILPRYRVQDIDTPDDWIRAEILYDLLVKMKRR